TCAGGCAGACCGGCACATCCACCCCGGCGGCGCGGAGGGCCGGGAGTAGATCGGGCCACGGCCCGCCACCGCCGGAACACAGATCGACCACCTGCTCCGCCCCGCTCCGCTTGATCGCGTCGGCCAGGCGAGGCGCCAGGCCGTCGTACACCCGGGCGCGACGAATCGCCGCGACCAGATAGTCAGTTGCCGCATCACGGAACACCCGCGGCCACCAGGGCAGGTCTTCCAGCTCGACCAGGTGTCGACGCTTCACCCGAACCGCCCTCCATTGCCTCAAGGTCTCCCAATAATCCCTGGGGCCTCCTCCAAAGAGGCTTCACCTTGATGGGGCAAACCCACTCGACAGCAACCGCACGGAGGCCTCCCACAACGAAGGTGTTCCATCATCGACCTCGACCTCGGCAGGTTCAAGAGCGCCGACGGGGTCAATCACCGCGGGTGGCCCCGGTTGCACACTCGTCAACCGGGGTCGCGGAGCGACGAGAGTACACGGTGAGGCATTCCGCTACCTTTTGCGGCTTCGCCGCCCCGGTGGCGAGCAAGCGGGGCCACCTCCACCGCAGCTGCAGTTACTCCGCATTAAGGTGCTTCTTGATTCGTGTATCCAACAACTTTCTGACTAAATCAAGTGCCGCCGAAACCACTCCTTTCTTCTGCATGTCCTCCATTACTTCATCCCAAATGTACTGTGTTCGAGCACTGTCGGCAAAATCATGACCGCTAGAAGTCAGATGATTCAAGATGTATACTGGCATAGAACTTCCTATAGGGGTGACATCAGAGCCAGTGGCGAGTCCGG
The window above is part of the Tautonia marina genome. Proteins encoded here:
- a CDS encoding DUF2513 domain-containing protein; the protein is MELIRKMVLLMEEDPSGWAPDMNIEGYSPDQIGYHAYLLVDSGLATGSDVTPIGSSMPVYILNHLTSSGHDFADSARTQYIWDEVMEDMQKKGVVSAALDLVRKLLDTRIKKHLNAE